Proteins encoded by one window of Salvia splendens isolate huo1 chromosome 14, SspV2, whole genome shotgun sequence:
- the LOC121764709 gene encoding uncharacterized protein LOC121764709, with the protein MRPTTPSPSCSSPSSCGGRGGRITSPGCLSRILRRILCFSNLPLCSFDHFRADERESPGQASAPGSTPGVVARLMGLDSPVPRAGPVHGEIAAKTPVRRLRDLPPYQELEDDKFFILSFEKRRERKSKKRESLQGKNKENENPEKSKGKMGKKYAVSFENEGDSENSSPNSVLEYLGYSADQESVSSGEISRLANSKTRRPLSEELESCGESNGKLSNDSVEREDENMVRRSYSNYCANFGGIGKLAAMEIVRTSWLRDGLLTNKHCVLEIGRDVASNILDHLLEELLTNIGNF; encoded by the exons ATGAGGCCTACTACGCCTTCGCCTTCGTGCTCGTCTCCTTCCTCGTGTGGAGGCCGGGGTGGGAGAATCACGTCCCCAGGCTGCTTGTCAAGAATCCTGCGACGCATTCTCTGCTTCAGCAACCTCCCCTTGTGCTCTTTCGATCATTTCCGAGCAGACGAGAGGGAGAGCCCCGGGCAGGCCAGTGCTCCGGGCTCTACTCCAGGGGTAGTGGCCCGACTCATGGGACTGGACTCTCCAGTCCCACGAGCCGGGCCAGTTCATGGGGAGATCGCGGCTAAGACACCGGTGAGGCGGCTGCGCGACCTCCCTCCCTATCAAGAGCTCGAAGACGACAAATTCTTCATACTAAGCTTTGAAAAGAGGCGCGAAAGGAAGtcgaaaaaaagagagagtttaCAGGGGAAGAACAAAGAGAATGAGAATCCAGAAAAATCAAAGGGAAAAATGGGCAAAAAATATGCAGTCTCgtttgaaaatgaaggtgattCAGAAAATTCAAGCCCAAATTCTGTTCTTGAATATTTGGGGTATTCAGCTGATCAAGAATCTGTTTCTTCAG GGGAAATTTCAAGATTGGCGAATTCGAAGACGAGGAGGCCGTTGTCGGAGGAGCTGGAGAGCTGCGGGGAGTCCAACGGGAAGCTCTCGAACGACAGTGTCGAGCGAGAAGACGAAAACATGGTGAGGAGATCCTACTCCAATTATTGTGCAAATTTTGGTGGAATTGGAAAATTGGCTGCAATGGAGATTGTGAGAACAAGTTGGTTGCGTGATGGATTGCTCACAAATAAGCATTGTGTATTGGAGATTGGTAGAGATGTTGCATCAAATATATTAGACCATCTACTAGAAGAGCTACTTACTAACATAGGAAATTTTTGA
- the LOC121764993 gene encoding increased DNA methylation 1-like yields MSEGFVRSIKCEAHKTRMSRKKRRKLESDCLEVSLASPKRGRKSNASMSLRGDLNADSLTPVRQSSKRVSEEAASSSHQTPRTILSWLIDNNVVLPRAKVHYCSSKNGPRIAEGRISREGIKCSCCGGIFTLGNFEAHVGSSDRRPSANIYLEDGMSLLECQLQLKLRYISRNSRLERQPKAAQHHRKSDDICSVCHYGGDLLLCDLCPSSFHTQCVGLKEVPEGDWFCPSCCCQICNKSRSDSGNKLAKDTSFLTCCQCERRYHAECLTNEGDTQCRSKGDLFCQDTCRQIFDGLNGILGKKIPVGTENMTWTLVKYMESNISKNVATYDDESSVENYSKLNVALSVMHECFEPVKEPRTRRDLMEDIIFNRRSDLNRLNFQGFYTVILEKNDELISAASVRIYGKTVAEVPLVATRFQYRRLGMCRILMNELEKQLAQLGVERLLLPAVPSVLNTWISSFGFSMMDESERLNFLVYTFLDFQGTIFCQKMLKSDLPAENQTTGCDHIDNNADIGVGGISPLSEVLEGKQVVETDIMEQESACNKTMAYNGNAGCSSAEKAIAVVNQPTALDYSSLQPALGYPLLATSNGRQSGSTKVILKYYKRKKISAC; encoded by the exons ATGTCTGAGGGGTTTGTTCGGTCAATCAAATGTGAAGCTCATAAAACCAGAATGtcgaggaagaagaggagaaaGCTCGAATCAGATTGTCTTGAAGTTTCACTTGCATCACCCAAGAGAGGAAGGAAATCTAATGCATCAATGAGTCTGAGAGGAGATTTAAATGCTGATTCTTTAACCCCAGTGAGGCAATCTAGTAAAAGGGTAAGCGAGGAGGCTGCTTCTTCCTCTCATCAGACACCTCGAACTATCTTGTCTTGGTTGATTGACAATAATGTGGTTTTACCAAGAGCAAAAGTTCACTACTGCAGTAGCAAAAATGGTCCTCGAATTGCAGAAGGACGAATATCTCGCGAAGGGATCAAATGTAGTTGCTGCGGGGGAATTTTCACACTTGGTAACTTTGAAGCACATGTTGGCAGTTCTGATCGTAGACCTTCCGCAAATATATATTTGGAGGATGGTATGTCTTTGCTTGAGTGCCAGTTGCAACTGAAACTACGTTATATCAGTCGAAATTCAAGGTTAGAACGTCAACCGAAGGCTGCCCAACATCATAGAAAAAGTGACGACATATGTTCTGTCTGTCACTACGGAGGTGATTTACTTTTGTGTGACCTGTGTCCATCCTCGTTTCATACTCAGTGCGTTGGTTTAAAG GAGGTTCCAGAGGGTGATTGGTTCTGCCCGTCCTGCTGTTGTCAGATTTGCAACAAGAGCAGATCCGATTCAGGAAATAAACTAGCCAAAGACACTTCGTTTTTGACCTGTTGTCAGTGTGAGCGACGAT ATCACGCTGAATGCCTCACAAATGAAGGAGATACACAATGTCGTTCAAAAGGTGACTTGTTCTGCCAAGATACATGTCGACAG ATATTTGATGGTCTGAACGGGATTCTGGGGAAAAAGATTCCTGTGGGAACTGAAAATATGACTTGGACTTTAGTGAAGTACATGGAATCAAATATTTCTAAGAATGTTGCAACATATGATGATGAGAGTTCGGTGGAGAATTACAGCAAGCTTAATGTTGCCCTCAGCGTGATGCATGAATGTTTTGAACCTGTCAAAGAGCCTAGGACCAGGAGGGATCTAATGGAAGACATTATCTTTAATCGAAG GTCAGATCTCAACCGTTTGAACTTTCAAGGATTTTATACAGTAATATTGGAAAAGAATGACGAATTGATCTCAGCCGCTTCCGTGAG GATATATGGCAAAACAGTTGCAGAAGTCCCTCTGGTCGCCACACGGTTTCAATATCGTCGACTTGGGATGTGTAGAATTCTGATGAATGAACTTGAGAAG CAACTCGCACAATTGGGAGTCGAGAGGCTTCTTTTGCCTGCTGTTCCTAGTGTTTTGAACACTTGGATCTCTTCATTTGGGTTCTCCATGATGGATGAATCAGAGAGATTAAATTTTCTGGTCTATACTTTCCTCGACTTCCAGGGTACGATATTTTGCCAGAAAATGTTGAAGAGTGATCTACCTGCAG AAAACCAAACAACTGGTTGTGACCATATAGATAACAATGCCGACATTGGGGTTGGTGGAATCAGCCCTTTATCTGAAGTTCTGGAAGGGAAACAAGTAGTGGAGACTGACATCATGGAGCAGGAATCGGCATG CAACAAAACAATGGCCTACAATGGCAATGCCGGTTGCTCCTCTGCTGAAAAAGCCATTGCG GTGGTGAATCAACCAACTGCCCTGGACTACTCGTCTCTCCAACCCGCCCTTGGTTATCCTCTACTAGCCACGAGCAATGGGAGACAATCTGGAAGCACCAAGGTCATCTTAAAATACTACAAGCGAAAGAAGATATCCGCTTGCTGA
- the LOC121764334 gene encoding uncharacterized protein LOC121764334, giving the protein MAARNRKLLLHQKVEVRSFEDGGFGSWHPGKVIGCKELVRVVEYDHLLCVDCPAKLVEEVKVTPAIDGFLDEEIQRPGEYRGLIRPCPETPTLGLVGARTLQYGACVDLFHGDAWWEGVVFDNKEGCERRRIFFPDLGDEVEGKVDDLRFSKDWDEVTEKWRLRGNWLFLELLEEYEQEYPRLVSVQQIWYEVRTKDDFKNLGEWTSSKRDVWKQLLSQVLYDNIKHAVENLFMNLPCKSAKKQGQTSLKFLEKDFESILKSEEPFRSSLAATAPFEDLQSNDEGIPQTDVNHGSNNQVQIEDDQVRVSVSPTDEQVLSPDPDADSGNGSSSYDESHSLKLRQGRRKSSTKIRRLNWQSAVPQLIPGPQQCPDAIDSYKEYLSGKGTAPKGTAPNGLSLDVSKHLLYLGWKIEFRRTCMGNSNRKCYISPNGKTFHSLPEVFKKFHSDFELEPTSHVTMHPNYNIASYMSSYEETPSPPGKSQASRNLFKLPCITDEKFEIESKYCPKAVRDYCSLASKSAEGKLKGMEARKHLSALGWSFYHHNKGPYGWEIRYRSPTGKMFYSLLSACRWCVKAGALTSTDPSRAMGRVINRDFINNYDGDLSTSKSHLPRMADDSTVSTQFK; this is encoded by the exons ATGGCGGCCAGAAACAGAAAGCTTCTCCTTCATCAAAAAGTTGAG GTGAGGAGCTTTGAGGATGGGGGTTTTGGTTCGTGGCATCCTGGTAAGGTGATCGGCTGCAAGGAATTGGTTCGTGTAGTGGAGTATGATCaccttttgtgtgttgattgccCTGCTAAGCTGGTTGAAGAAGTAAAAGTGACCCCTGCAATTGATGGGTTTCTTGATGAAGAGATTCAGAGACCTGGTGAGTATAGGGGCTTGATTAGGCCTTGTCCAGAAACACCGACTTTGGGTCTTGTGGGGGCACGGACTCTGCAATATGGAGCATGTGTTGACTTGTTTCATGGCGACGCCTGGTGGGAAGGTGTGGTGTTTGACAACAAAGAAGGGTGTGAGAGAAGAAGAATTTTCTTTCCTGACTTGGGTGATGAAGTCGAGGGCAAGGTTGATGATCTGCGTTTTAGTAAGGATTGGGATGAGGTCACTGAGAAATGGAGACTTCGTGGGAACTGGTTGTTTCTTGAATTATTAGAGGAATATGAGCAAGAGTACCCTCGCCTTGTCTCTGTGCAGCAAATCTGGTATGAGGTGAGGACGAAGGATGACTTTAAAAACCTTGGGGAGTGGACTTCCTCTAAACGGGATGTATGGAAACAATTATTGTCTCAGGTGCTCTATGACAATATAAAGCATGCTGTTGAGAATCTCTTTATGAACTTGCCCTGTAAATCTGCGAAAAAACAAGGACAAACATCATTGAAATTTCTGGAAAAAGATTTTGAATCTATTCTAAAATCCGAAGAACCTTTTCGTAGTTCTCTTGCAGCTACTGCACCCTTTGAAGATCTCCAGTCTAATGATGAAGGAATTCCGCAAACTGATGTAAATCATGGAAGCAATAATCAGGTTCAGATTGAGGACGATCAAGTTCGCGTCTCAGTTAGCCCCACGGACGAACAAGTTTTGTCTCCTGATCCAGATGCAGATTCTGGGAATGGTTCAAGTAGTTATGATGAATCTCATAGTTTGAAATTGAGACAAGGGAGACGTAAAAGTTCAACCAAGATCAGAAGACTTAACTGGCAGTCTGCTGTACCTCAATTGATTCCGGGGCCTCAGCAATGCCCTGATGCAATTGATTCCTATAAGGAGTATTTGTCTGGAAAAGGTACTGCTCCAAAAGGTACTGCTCCTAATGGGCTCTCATTAGATGTTAGCAAACATCTACTGTATCTGGGCTGGAAAATTGAGTTTAGACGTACATGTATGGGAAATTCGAATAGGAAATGCTATATTTCCCCCAATGGGAAAACTTTTCATTCACTTCCTGAGGTTTTCAAGAAGTTCCACAGTGACTTTGAGTTGGAACCCACATCGCACGTTACTATGCACCCAAACTACAACATTGCAAGCTACATGAGTTCATATGAAGAAACACCCTCACCTCCTGGGAAATCCCAAGCTTCCAGAAACTTGTTCAAATTGCCGTGCATTACTGATGAGAAGTTTGAAATAGAATCTAAATATTGTCCCAAAGCAGTGCGGGATTATTGCTCATTAGCTTCAAAGTCTGCAGAAGGCAAATTGAAAGGCATGGAAGCAAGGAAACACTTGTCTGCACTTGGATGGTCTTTTTATCACCACAATAAAGGACCATACGGCTGGGAAATACGTTATAGGTCACCTACTGGAAAAATGTTTTACTCTCTTCTTTCAGCCTGTAGATGGTGTGTAAAAGCTGGTGCACTTACTTCCACTGACCCCTCTCGTGCCATGGGAAGAGTCATAAATAGAGATTTCATCAACAATTATGATGGCGATTTATCGACAAGTAAATCACATCTTCCGCGAATGGCGGATGATTCCACTGTAAGTACGCAGTTTAAATGA